In the Pedobacter cryoconitis genome, CACTCAGGGAGATGAATTTGGAAGAACGTTCCATCAGGTTACGGATAGAACTCAGCTCTGAATAAATATCTTTTTCTTGCATTTTAAAAGAACTTTGAATTGCAAAGTAAAACATAAAGATTTAATTTTGCAAGAACTATTTATTAAACAGGAGCAATTCCTGTAATAAAAAAACTGACCGTCATTATCCAGGACGGTCAGTTGATCATTAATTAAATAAGCCAGGCTACTTTTTGTTCGGATTGATGCGGGCTTCCGATAATATCTTTGTAAAGCTCAGGTCTTCTGGCCTGGATATAGCGATGCCCACCTGCTTGTATTAATTTTTCAGGCGTAAGCACCGCTATTACATAAGCATCACCTAAAGTTTTACATTCGGTAAGAACATCTCCGAAAGGATCAATAATCATGGAACATCCATTTTTCAGCTGGTCATCATCCATCCCGATCGGGTTAGCGAAAACCGTATAAATTGCATTATCGTAAGCTCTGGCAGGTAGCCATTTCATTAGCCAGTCGCGGCCTTTCATGCCTTCAAACTCCAGGCGGAGAGAGGTTGGATCATTTGCTCTGTTTTCCCAGAGCGCCGGATTTACAAATCCTGCTCCAGGTCTGGTAGAAGGCGTACACATGGTCACGTGTGGCATAAAAATAATAGCTGCACCTAAAAGCTTGGTTGCTCTTACGTTTTCAATGATGTTATTGTCATAGCAAATCAAAATTCCGCACTTCCAGCCGTAAAGCTCAAAAATGCAGTATTCATCTCCTGGTGTAAGGAAAGGATTTATAAAAGGATGTAATTTTCTAAACTTGGCAACCAGCCCACTTTTGTCTATGCAGACATAGGCTTTAAATAAATTACCTGCTTCATCTTTTTCAAAAAGGCCGGCCAGAACAGCAATATTATGTTTGGCTGCTATTGCTTTAAGCGCTAAAATACTTTCTCCCGAAGGAATTAATTCTGCCAGCTCAAGCATTTGTGTTTTAGAAAGATTTCTGGCGAAAGTATAACCAGTTACCGAACATTCATGAAAAGCGATGACCTGTGCGCCATCCTTTGAAGCTTTTCCGGCCAGCTCATCTATAACTGACAGGTTATAGTGTTTATCTCCACTTTTGTGCTCAAATTGTGCTGTAGCAATTTTTAGGTTTTCCATCATTAGCTGTTTTAGACAAAGATATTGGCTGGGAATTCCATAAAAATGTACAAACCCGACAACTGGTAAATTAGCCGGGTAACGAGATTAATCAGGTTAACAATCCGTGCTGGCCGGGCTGATAACTCAGGAAATTGATAGCCAGCGGATCAGCAATACTGCTGTATTGACCAGGCGTTAACCCTGTATGTTTTTTGAATTCACGGATTAAATGCGGCTGATCGTAATATCCGGCCTCGTGACCTAATAAAGTCAGGGTTTCCTGAATTGGTTGATCTCTGAGCTGTTTCAGAAATACATGCAGTTTTACAATCGTACTGAATCTTTTTGGACTGATCCCGATATTGGTTATAAAGGTCCTTTCCAGTGTTCTTTCATGGTAACCAGTAAAAGCGGCTAATTTACTGACCGGAAGTAAACCTTTATTTTGAGTAATAAAGTTAAGGGAAGCCAAGATTAATGGCTGATCAGGAAGCTGTCTGCTAGCAATTAGTTTTCTGAAAAAGTCTTCAGCCAAAGTAATTTTACTAGTGATTGCAGTGCTGTCGGATAGTTTTTCATAAAGTGCTGTACCCTTAGACCCAAAGAGGTCTTCTGCCTTTATACGTTGATTTTTAAGTTCCTGGGAAGGAATACCCAGTATTTGACTCAGCCCATGAGGATGGAAAACAACAATCATTAAAGAAGTTTCTCCCTGGCAATATAAATCCTGAAAAGAATCAAGCTGACCGTAAATAAAAGAATCCGGAAGTTCAACACGTATACCTGAGCCGGCAAAATGTGAAATAAGCGGGGTCTTAAAAGAAAACACCATTCCTGTATTTCCGTCAGAAAACAAACGCAGTTTTTTTACCTCTTCACTTTGAGTAGTTAAAAAGAGATAATGCTTAATCGTTGCTGACAAATCTAGGGAAGGCAATACCTGCATTTATTGGTTTGTTGCTGTATTTATAACGTAAAGTAAGAGGTCTTTGTTGTCGATCATCAGGTCTTTATCATAGCTGAGTCCAAGTTTTTCCAGCAATTGAATAGATTTGACATTGTTTCTTAATACAGTTGCCAGGATTTTTGGATGAACAGGATCTTTTTTTAACTCATCCAATACGGCTTTTGCAGCTTCAAAAGCATATCCCTTTCCCTCATGATCAGGATGAAAAGCATAGCCAATATCATGGTGTTCCAAATAATCGCGTTTCATAAAAGTGACTACGCCAATCGGGAGTTGTTGCTCAGTTAACTTAACCAGGAAATAATTTGTACCCGGACCTGTTGTTAATTTCAGAATGTAATTTTTGGCATCTTCAATGGTTTTAACATTCCGGTCTCCAATAAATTTAAGCCATCCGGGTGTATTGACCAACTCCAGAATGAAGCCTGCGTCATGCAACGTTACAGCTTGTATATGGAGTCTTGTGGTATTTATACCTTTTTCTTTCATCCCTCAGCTAATTATTGTTTGGCATTTAGCACTTCAAACGCTTTATAAGTACTATGGTGTAAAATAGTTAAGTGGTTTTCTGCCGGCATGGGGTTAAAGGTAACCTGAAAACTCTGATCTGCCGATTTTTTTAAGACTGCTGCAAGGTTTGCTGCATCATTCTCCATAACTTTTCCTTCTGTACCTACAGAAACATATACTTTAATATTTTTAGCCAGACCTGATTTTAATAACTCAGGAGCTTTTGCAAGCAGGGATTCATTATCCCACCATAAGCTTGGGCTGATAATTATATAGTTATTGAAAAGCTGAGGTTTTTTCAGCAAAACTTCGGTCGCAAACAAACCACCTAAAGATTGACCAATAATTGTCCTGGTGTCATTGGTTCTGTATTTCTGCTGAATGTATGGTTGTAAATCCCTTTCCATAAAGGCCATGAATTTTTCTGATTTTCCTGTTGTTGGGAAATCTTTTAAATCCTGCTGGACAGAAGTAGGGAAGGTAAAATCTCTTTTTCTGTCAATATTTGCGATACCCACGACAATGGATTTAGGCATCATCTGTATCATCGTGCAGTATTGAACAAGGCCTGCAATATGGATGAAATCTTCATTAGCAGATCCATCCAGAAGATAAATAACCGGGTAGGTCGTTTGAATGTCCTGATCATAACCTTCAGGTAAATAAATATTCAAAATTCTTTTTTCTGCTAATTGAGCAGATTGAATTTCATCAGTTATCCCTAATGTGAAGGGTTTTGTTGAGGTCTGTATGCTGGCCGTTTTATCCTGGCTTTTGGAAACGTTACTGAATAGGGCTATAAATAATAAAAAGAAAGTTAAATGCTTCATTGTGCAAAGCTACTACTTTTAAATACGATTGAAAAAAATGAAGACCAGCGGATGAACGGGAAAATCCGCGTTTCTGCGGTTATTTTGCAGGAATCCGGATTTCTAATTTGAGGTATGCTGGTTATCTTCCAGGCAGTACTAATCTGGTAAATCTTTACTTGCAGGAATAATATGTATCTCTCTTTGCGGATATGGAATGCCGATATTGTGCTGATCCAATGCCTCTTTAAGTGATTGAAAATTACGATGATAAGTTGCCCAGAAATCGCCATTGGCAGACCATGATCTGATTGTCAGATTAACCGCATTATCTCCCAGAGAAGAGACTAAAACAACGGGGGCAGGGTCTTTTAAAACCAATGGATCATTAGTCAGCACATTCAGGATAACTTTTCTTGCCGTATCTATATTGGCATTGTAAGATATGCCGATACTATATTCCTGCATCCGGTTTGTATTATCTGAAACATTGTTGATGACTGCATTAGCCAGCGGGCCATTTGGTGCATAAATCGTAGTCCCGTTACCAGCTTTTAACGTGGTGTAAAGGATATCAATTTTAAGTACCGTACCACTTACATTGTTGCTGGATGAAATAAAGTGGCCTACTTTAAAGGGCTTGAACAACAGGATTAATACACCACCTGCAAAATTTGAAAGGCTCCCCTGAAGGGCCAGGCCTACTGCAAGACCAGAGGCAGCTAAAATTGCGACAAAAGATGAAGTCTCTATTCCAAGGGTTGATGCAACTGTAACCAATAAAAGGATATAAAGTATAACTTTTAAAATGCTGATTAAAAAGTTAGAGAGTGAAAGGTCAATCTTTCCTTTATTCAAATGATTATTTAAAAACCTGACTAAAAATTTAATGAGCCAGAATCCTATCAATAACGTAATCAGTGCTAGTAAAAGGGTAGGGGTTTTGCTGATAAATGTATCCAGCAAACGTGCTAAGTTGAGTTCTATTCTATCCATAAATTGTTTTTTATAGCCGTAAAGCTATTCTCGCAGATTGTTTTAAATTTAACATTTATGGTGCCATGTTTTTTTTACATCCTGCTGAACTATTTTAAGCCGCCTGTTAGTAGTTAATTTGTAAACCTACCGCAATAAACACGTTTTTGAAGACTTCATCACTCATAATGTCTTTAAAGGCAATGAAGATTCATAACTGTTCTTTTTGATGTAATGTGCATTTAAGGGGAATTATGTTTTAATTCATCTCTTCGTGCACCACTGTAATTAGCATGTACACGTCCGTAGGTTTTATTGTATAACAGGATAATGGCGCTATCGTTTGGATTGCCTGTCGCAGTGATATCCTTCTCCCAGGTGAATTTAAAGGCGTTTTTCGATATAATAACCTTTACATTTTCCAGTTTTTTAATTTTAGCCGGAACAAAAAGATTGATGATGAATTAAGGTGGGGATAGTAATGGAAAGTGATAATGACAGCGTTTGCTGAACAATACGGTTACCAGCTTGAGAGCTGATTATCTTAAAGCGCACAAAAATATAATGAACAAAATGGCAATGACTTTTGTATTTATATTTGTTATAACACTAAATAATTGAAAAACGATGAAAGCAGTAAAATCCTATGCAGCGCAGAGTGCTGATAAACCATTAGCTCCCTATCAGTTAGACCGTCGTGAACCGGGAGCTGATGATGTAGAGATTAAAATCTTGTATTGTGGTGTATGCCATTCAGATATACATACCGCAAGAAACGAATGGGGAGGAACGATGTACCCTGTAGTCCCAGGACACGAAATTGTTGGAAAAGTAACTAAAGTCGGAGATCAGGTGACCCGTTTTAAAGTAGGTGATACCGTTGGCGTCGGCTGTTTTGTGGACTCTTGTGGTCATTGCAGAAACTGTGAAGAAGACAATGAGCAATATTGTGAAAATGGACATTCACAAACCTATAATTCGTTATTACAGGACAAAAAAACAATTACTTATGGTGGTTATTCCAGCCATATTGTAGTGACTCAAAAATTTGTATTGAGTGTATCTGATAAATTGCCTCTTGAAAAAGTAGCCCCTTTATTATGCGCAGGAATTACTACTTATTCTCCATTGAAACACTGGAATGTTAAAAAAGGAGATAAGCTTGCAGTAGTTGGTTTAGGCGGATTAGGGCATATGGCAGTAAAAATTGCGGCCTCAATGGGTGCGGAAGTAACGGTATTAAGCCGTTCTAAAAGCAAAGAAAAGGATGCACAGGAATTAGGAGCACACCATTTTGAGATTACCACGGAAAAGGAAACGATGAAAAAGCTGGCTAACAGTTTTGATTATATCATTGATACGGTATCTGCGGAACATGATTACAATGAGTACCTGGCCTTATTGCGTACCAATGGGGTGATGGTTTTATTAGGTGTACCACCTAAACCTTCAGATGTGCAGGCATTCCAATTGATTGGTGGCCGTCGTAGTCTGGTAGGCTCATTGGTAGGAGGAATTAAAGAAACTCAGGAGATGCTGGATTACTGCGCGGAACACAATATTACTTCAGATGTAGAAATGATTAATATTGACCAGATCAATGAAGCTTATGAGCGCACGCTTGCCGGAGATGTTCATTATCGTTTTGTAATTGATATGGGATCGTTGAACTAGTCAGCTTAATTTGAACAATAAATAGAAAAAAGGCACTTTTCGGGTGCCTTTTTTTATATCTCCCTGATAGTTAAAGTCTATAAATATAATAGACTATTGATGATTATTATTACTTTTGCGCCGAACATGATTGTATTAAAAAATATAACTAAACAATTTCATCAGAAAAACAGGGAGATTACGGCTTTGTCGGACGTCTCTTTAACTGTTCCCAAGGGTAAAATCTATGGGGTGATCGGGGCATCAGGCGCAGGAAAAAGCACCTTGATCCGCTGTGTGAATTTGTTGGAAAGACCGACATCTGGTGAAGTTATTGTAGATGGGCTGAACCTGATTGATTTATCACCGGCAGCGCTGGCTAAAGAAAGAAGACAGATCGGCATGATCTTTCAGCATTTCAATTTATTATCTTCCAGAACGGTTTCTGAAAACATTGCATTTCCTTTAGAATTGGATAAAGTACCTAAAGAACAGATCCAAAAAAGAGTGGCTGAATTGCTGGCTCTGGTTGGGCTTGAAGATAAAGGAAAAGACTATCCGGCTAATTTATCTGGTGGACAGAAACAAAGGGTTGCGATTGCCAGAACGCTGGCGAGTAATCCAAAAGTGCTGTTATGCGATGAGGCTACAAGTGCTTTAGATCCGGCAACAACAAAATCTATTCTTACCTTATTAAAAGATATCAATAAAAGGCTGAACATTACTATTTTGTTGATTACCCACGAAATGGATGTAGTGAAGAGTATTTGTGATGAGGTTGCAGTTATCAGTGCGGGTAAATTAATCGAGCAGGGAACTGTCAGTGAAATTTTTGCCCATCCTAAAGCAGAACTTACCCGTGAATTTATCGCTTCATCCTTGAAAATAAATATCCCGGAAACGTATATGGAAAGACTGAGCCCTACGCTGACTGCAGATAAAAAGCCATTATTAAAGC is a window encoding:
- a CDS encoding GNAT family N-acetyltransferase; amino-acid sequence: MKEKGINTTRLHIQAVTLHDAGFILELVNTPGWLKFIGDRNVKTIEDAKNYILKLTTGPGTNYFLVKLTEQQLPIGVVTFMKRDYLEHHDIGYAFHPDHEGKGYAFEAAKAVLDELKKDPVHPKILATVLRNNVKSIQLLEKLGLSYDKDLMIDNKDLLLYVINTATNQ
- a CDS encoding alpha/beta hydrolase, which gives rise to MKHLTFFLLFIALFSNVSKSQDKTASIQTSTKPFTLGITDEIQSAQLAEKRILNIYLPEGYDQDIQTTYPVIYLLDGSANEDFIHIAGLVQYCTMIQMMPKSIVVGIANIDRKRDFTFPTSVQQDLKDFPTTGKSEKFMAFMERDLQPYIQQKYRTNDTRTIIGQSLGGLFATEVLLKKPQLFNNYIIISPSLWWDNESLLAKAPELLKSGLAKNIKVYVSVGTEGKVMENDAANLAAVLKKSADQSFQVTFNPMPAENHLTILHHSTYKAFEVLNAKQ
- a CDS encoding nitrilase family protein — protein: MENLKIATAQFEHKSGDKHYNLSVIDELAGKASKDGAQVIAFHECSVTGYTFARNLSKTQMLELAELIPSGESILALKAIAAKHNIAVLAGLFEKDEAGNLFKAYVCIDKSGLVAKFRKLHPFINPFLTPGDEYCIFELYGWKCGILICYDNNIIENVRATKLLGAAIIFMPHVTMCTPSTRPGAGFVNPALWENRANDPTSLRLEFEGMKGRDWLMKWLPARAYDNAIYTVFANPIGMDDDQLKNGCSMIIDPFGDVLTECKTLGDAYVIAVLTPEKLIQAGGHRYIQARRPELYKDIIGSPHQSEQKVAWLI
- a CDS encoding NAD(P)-dependent alcohol dehydrogenase; the protein is MKAVKSYAAQSADKPLAPYQLDRREPGADDVEIKILYCGVCHSDIHTARNEWGGTMYPVVPGHEIVGKVTKVGDQVTRFKVGDTVGVGCFVDSCGHCRNCEEDNEQYCENGHSQTYNSLLQDKKTITYGGYSSHIVVTQKFVLSVSDKLPLEKVAPLLCAGITTYSPLKHWNVKKGDKLAVVGLGGLGHMAVKIAASMGAEVTVLSRSKSKEKDAQELGAHHFEITTEKETMKKLANSFDYIIDTVSAEHDYNEYLALLRTNGVMVLLGVPPKPSDVQAFQLIGGRRSLVGSLVGGIKETQEMLDYCAEHNITSDVEMINIDQINEAYERTLAGDVHYRFVIDMGSLN
- a CDS encoding AraC family transcriptional regulator, whose product is MPSLDLSATIKHYLFLTTQSEEVKKLRLFSDGNTGMVFSFKTPLISHFAGSGIRVELPDSFIYGQLDSFQDLYCQGETSLMIVVFHPHGLSQILGIPSQELKNQRIKAEDLFGSKGTALYEKLSDSTAITSKITLAEDFFRKLIASRQLPDQPLILASLNFITQNKGLLPVSKLAAFTGYHERTLERTFITNIGISPKRFSTIVKLHVFLKQLRDQPIQETLTLLGHEAGYYDQPHLIREFKKHTGLTPGQYSSIADPLAINFLSYQPGQHGLLT
- a CDS encoding mechanosensitive ion channel family protein translates to MDRIELNLARLLDTFISKTPTLLLALITLLIGFWLIKFLVRFLNNHLNKGKIDLSLSNFLISILKVILYILLLVTVASTLGIETSSFVAILAASGLAVGLALQGSLSNFAGGVLILLFKPFKVGHFISSSNNVSGTVLKIDILYTTLKAGNGTTIYAPNGPLANAVINNVSDNTNRMQEYSIGISYNANIDTARKVILNVLTNDPLVLKDPAPVVLVSSLGDNAVNLTIRSWSANGDFWATYHRNFQSLKEALDQHNIGIPYPQREIHIIPASKDLPD
- the metN gene encoding methionine ABC transporter ATP-binding protein MetN; translation: MIIITFAPNMIVLKNITKQFHQKNREITALSDVSLTVPKGKIYGVIGASGAGKSTLIRCVNLLERPTSGEVIVDGLNLIDLSPAALAKERRQIGMIFQHFNLLSSRTVSENIAFPLELDKVPKEQIQKRVAELLALVGLEDKGKDYPANLSGGQKQRVAIARTLASNPKVLLCDEATSALDPATTKSILTLLKDINKRLNITILLITHEMDVVKSICDEVAVISAGKLIEQGTVSEIFAHPKAELTREFIASSLKINIPETYMERLSPTLTADKKPLLKLEFTGQSVDDPVLSEVSRLFNLNNNIIYAQIEYAGGVKFGAMVIEVSGAQQDSLKAIAYYEEKQIKVEVLGYV